A part of Oceaniferula flava genomic DNA contains:
- the nuoL gene encoding NADH-quinone oxidoreductase subunit L, producing the protein MNPWLLFILPFASAAIIQLGLKRNAMASSLLSTISVVITFIIACTLLGSKASDSWTWVEAGSFSLSIGYELDQLATGMMMVVTGIGMLVHIFSLGYMKTDEAKARYFGCLSLFMFSMTGIVLASNFAMMFIFWELVGLSSYLLIGHWYQKDTAADAAKKAFLTNRIGDFGFMIGILMLWVITDTVVFSEMEGSSLGVVGTCLAGTAILLAFCGAVGKSAQLPLHVWLPDAMEGPTPVSALIHAATMVAAGVYMMARLFLSLGVTVDEHAILGYAPDVIAWVGAITSLVAALMATQQNDIKKILAYSTLSQLGYMVMAIGLVDPNAGMFHLYTHAWFKALLFLGSGAVIYACHHEQDIWKMGGLFGKMKITAITFIIGTLALTAVPGTSGFFSKEGILAAAWTDHKALFAIAVFVAALTTFYMFRLIFVAFFGEAKHQHAEDAKEVAPIMWVPLALLAVMALASPFIGGIIPASADFHPHIAFEMNEVTGFSLLAFVLGLGAAVVLYRGKTSDPVSIPLFRNKFYLDEIYQKIITIGQDAVAAIIHFCDEFIIGVLLVGGSTRSAQGVGNFFRRFAQNGSISHYAYLMALGAVLVIYFTVFAK; encoded by the coding sequence ATGAATCCCTGGTTACTCTTCATTCTGCCCTTTGCCTCTGCGGCGATCATTCAGCTTGGCCTCAAGCGCAATGCGATGGCGTCCTCGCTGCTGTCCACCATCAGCGTGGTGATCACTTTTATCATCGCCTGCACCTTGTTAGGATCTAAAGCCTCCGACTCATGGACGTGGGTGGAAGCCGGATCGTTCAGTCTCAGCATCGGCTATGAGCTCGATCAACTCGCCACCGGCATGATGATGGTGGTGACCGGCATTGGCATGCTGGTGCACATTTTCTCGCTCGGTTATATGAAAACTGACGAGGCGAAGGCGCGTTACTTCGGCTGCCTCTCACTGTTTATGTTCTCCATGACCGGCATCGTGCTGGCATCGAACTTCGCGATGATGTTCATCTTCTGGGAACTCGTTGGCCTCAGCTCTTACCTACTGATCGGTCACTGGTATCAGAAGGATACGGCGGCAGATGCAGCCAAGAAGGCCTTCCTCACCAACCGCATTGGCGACTTTGGATTCATGATCGGCATCCTGATGCTTTGGGTGATCACTGATACGGTGGTCTTTTCTGAAATGGAAGGCTCCTCGCTGGGAGTGGTCGGCACCTGTCTCGCTGGCACCGCCATCCTGCTCGCCTTCTGTGGTGCGGTCGGTAAATCCGCTCAGCTGCCACTGCACGTCTGGCTTCCCGATGCGATGGAAGGTCCTACGCCTGTTTCCGCTCTGATTCACGCCGCGACCATGGTCGCCGCCGGTGTTTACATGATGGCGCGGCTTTTCCTCTCTCTCGGTGTCACTGTTGATGAACATGCCATCCTCGGCTATGCCCCAGATGTTATTGCTTGGGTGGGTGCGATCACTTCGCTCGTCGCCGCGCTGATGGCGACGCAGCAGAACGACATCAAAAAGATCCTCGCTTACTCGACGCTTTCCCAGCTCGGCTACATGGTCATGGCGATCGGCCTGGTCGATCCCAACGCCGGCATGTTCCACCTCTACACCCACGCCTGGTTCAAGGCGCTGCTCTTCCTCGGCTCCGGTGCCGTGATCTACGCCTGCCACCACGAACAGGACATTTGGAAAATGGGGGGGCTGTTTGGTAAGATGAAAATCACCGCCATCACCTTCATCATCGGCACACTCGCTCTCACCGCCGTTCCTGGAACGTCCGGTTTCTTCTCGAAGGAAGGTATTCTTGCAGCCGCTTGGACCGATCATAAGGCGCTGTTCGCCATCGCCGTCTTTGTCGCCGCGCTGACCACCTTCTACATGTTCCGCCTGATCTTCGTCGCCTTCTTCGGCGAGGCGAAACACCAGCATGCGGAAGATGCCAAGGAAGTTGCTCCCATCATGTGGGTGCCGCTGGCATTGCTTGCCGTGATGGCGCTGGCCTCACCATTCATCGGAGGAATCATCCCAGCCTCTGCCGATTTCCACCCGCACATTGCTTTTGAAATGAATGAGGTGACCGGATTCTCCCTGCTGGCCTTTGTGCTTGGTTTGGGCGCTGCCGTGGTGCTCTACCGAGGCAAGACCTCCGATCCTGTGAGCATCCCCCTTTTCCGCAACAAGTTCTACCTCGATGAGATCTACCAGAAGATCATCACCATCGGTCAGGACGCCGTGGCTGCCATCATTCACTTCTGCGATGAGTTCATCATCGGCGTGCTACTCGTCGGAGGCTCCACACGTAGTGCTCAGGGAGTGGGCAACTTCTTCCGCCGCTTCGCCCAGAACGGCAGCATCTCTCACTACGCCTACCTGATGGCGCTGGGTGCTGTGCTTGTTATCTACTTCACCGTTTTTGCCAAATAA
- the nuoK gene encoding NADH-quinone oxidoreductase subunit NuoK, whose translation MPSLSEYLFISGLLFSIGLAGVIIRRNIIIIFMCLELMLAAASLTLVAFSRFKSVDGLPDYDGQMLVFFIITVAAAEVAVGLAIIVSLYRARQTVYTDELTTLKG comes from the coding sequence ATGCCATCTCTTTCCGAATACCTCTTCATTTCCGGCCTGCTGTTTTCCATCGGTTTGGCGGGCGTGATCATCCGGCGCAATATTATCATCATCTTCATGTGTTTGGAGCTGATGCTGGCTGCCGCGTCGCTGACCCTGGTTGCCTTTTCCCGTTTCAAATCGGTCGACGGACTGCCTGACTACGATGGCCAGATGCTGGTCTTCTTTATCATCACCGTGGCCGCTGCCGAGGTGGCTGTGGGCTTGGCCATCATTGTCTCGCTCTACCGCGCCAGACAGACGGTTTACACCGATGAACTGACCACCCTCAAAGGCTAA
- a CDS encoding NADH-quinone oxidoreductase subunit J family protein: MISPLFYLFAALMVAGGLMVVFMRNPVASALSMVLSFVGLAGLFVGLNAYFVGILQVLVYAGAIMVLFIFIIMLMDLQKSDKDHWRGTSLAAGIAIPAILLIQLAGVLATVENSPKAPEIGFEQALKATDTEGELVYKEGTVIREKLEAGRLPDTHLIGKKLFTDYNFPLQVIAVLLLVATVGCVTLSKKSAAARVAVKANVRTISDDETQKDA, encoded by the coding sequence ATGATCTCTCCTCTATTTTATCTCTTCGCCGCGCTGATGGTTGCCGGTGGCCTGATGGTTGTATTTATGCGAAACCCTGTGGCGAGCGCGCTTTCCATGGTGCTGAGCTTTGTGGGTTTGGCTGGGCTCTTTGTCGGACTGAACGCTTACTTTGTCGGCATCCTACAAGTGCTGGTGTATGCCGGTGCGATCATGGTGTTGTTCATTTTCATCATCATGCTGATGGACTTGCAGAAAAGCGATAAAGACCACTGGCGAGGCACCTCTCTTGCCGCAGGCATCGCGATCCCAGCCATTCTTCTCATCCAGCTCGCTGGTGTGTTGGCCACGGTGGAAAACTCACCGAAGGCACCTGAGATTGGTTTTGAACAGGCACTGAAAGCTACCGATACCGAGGGCGAGCTGGTTTACAAAGAAGGCACCGTCATTCGCGAGAAACTGGAAGCCGGACGCCTGCCGGACACTCACTTGATCGGGAAGAAGCTCTTCACCGATTACAACTTCCCGCTGCAAGTCATCGCGGTGCTCTTGCTCGTGGCCACCGTCGGCTGTGTCACGCTTTCGAAAAAATCGGCAGCAGCACGCGTCGCGGTGAAAGCCAATGTGCGCACCATCTCGGACGACGAAACCCAGAAAGACGCTTAA
- a CDS encoding NuoI/complex I 23 kDa subunit family protein codes for MAIIKVTRPKLTLLEKLYFPSIVKGMFVTFKHAIRSLRGKSLGADSLNSSGLGVTMQYPEQKWDDHLPEHYRGVPALVTDEQDRERCVSCQLCEFICPPKAITIIPGEIESDDPWAKVEKRPKEFDIDMTRCIYCGMCEEVCPEQAIFLRKDYAMTGLSRADMVNDKERLYEIGGVRTGLVNKWNEIK; via the coding sequence ATGGCAATCATCAAAGTTACACGCCCCAAACTCACGCTTCTGGAGAAACTTTATTTTCCCTCCATCGTCAAAGGCATGTTTGTGACCTTCAAACACGCCATTCGGTCGCTGCGCGGAAAAAGTTTGGGTGCCGATTCCCTGAACTCCTCCGGTCTGGGCGTCACCATGCAGTATCCTGAGCAAAAGTGGGACGATCACTTACCGGAGCACTACCGCGGTGTGCCCGCCCTGGTCACCGATGAGCAGGACCGCGAGCGCTGCGTCTCCTGCCAGCTCTGCGAATTTATCTGTCCCCCGAAAGCCATCACCATCATCCCCGGCGAAATCGAATCCGATGACCCTTGGGCAAAGGTGGAAAAACGTCCGAAGGAGTTCGATATCGACATGACCCGCTGCATCTACTGCGGCATGTGCGAAGAAGTTTGCCCCGAGCAAGCGATCTTCCTCCGTAAAGACTACGCCATGACCGGACTCTCACGCGCCGATATGGTGAACGACAAAGAACGCCTCTACGAAATCGGCGGCGTCCGCACCGGCTTGGTTAACAAGTGGAATGAAATTAAATAA